A stretch of the Veillonella parvula DSM 2008 genome encodes the following:
- the dprA gene encoding DNA-processing protein DprA — protein sequence MIRYDDNIYIAGLQSLYNVGATYVRRFIEDFGSPYDAWQAVKKVENLKPYTHISTADKRAIASSAKDEKLDYIIHKIDEYKMDVTTFLDKDFPSILNHIYNPPAILFMRGNRVLLDKRLNRIALVGARRCSLYGRNVARMLGKELGKYSTIIVSGGARGIDTHGHEGLLASQGYGIIVMGCGLDITYPRENAKLFDRMLQNNGLLLSEYPPGTPPSAKHFPARNRIISGLCRGVIVVEAKSSSGSLITADMAVSEGRDVFVVPCNLLDHTADGNKFLMRNGAYVLTGYEDIVEQYHLTLREYFSSEQKLLPTKNKENKGVKDSVKIGNHSQSVDRKGCSMLSFNVDRSVILSEIPHDRCITVSDILKATRIPLQQLQPLLLELEMEGAIENHPPRGYINMTRSDILVH from the coding sequence ATGATTAGATACGATGACAATATTTATATTGCAGGATTACAAAGCTTATACAATGTTGGAGCCACATATGTAAGGCGATTTATAGAGGATTTTGGATCCCCTTATGATGCTTGGCAAGCCGTTAAGAAGGTTGAAAATTTAAAGCCTTATACACATATTTCTACCGCTGATAAACGTGCTATAGCATCATCGGCTAAGGATGAAAAGTTAGATTATATAATTCATAAAATAGACGAATATAAGATGGATGTTACTACCTTTTTAGATAAAGATTTTCCATCTATTTTGAACCATATTTATAATCCACCGGCTATATTGTTTATGCGAGGTAATAGAGTACTTTTAGATAAACGGCTAAATCGGATTGCTCTTGTAGGGGCACGGCGCTGTTCATTATACGGACGCAATGTGGCGAGAATGCTTGGTAAAGAGCTCGGTAAATACAGCACTATTATTGTCAGTGGAGGCGCACGAGGTATTGATACACATGGTCATGAAGGCCTTCTAGCTAGTCAGGGGTATGGAATCATTGTTATGGGATGTGGTTTAGATATTACCTATCCTCGAGAAAATGCAAAATTATTTGATCGTATGTTACAAAATAATGGGTTACTTCTATCCGAATACCCGCCGGGTACACCGCCGTCCGCAAAACATTTCCCAGCACGGAATCGTATTATTAGTGGATTATGCAGAGGTGTTATCGTAGTGGAGGCCAAGTCCAGTAGTGGTTCTTTGATTACGGCAGATATGGCGGTTAGTGAAGGTCGAGATGTATTTGTGGTACCATGTAATCTATTAGACCATACGGCTGATGGAAATAAATTTCTAATGAGAAATGGTGCATATGTACTTACTGGGTATGAGGATATAGTTGAACAATATCATTTAACATTGCGGGAATATTTTTCTAGTGAACAGAAACTTTTACCAACAAAAAATAAGGAAAATAAAGGTGTAAAAGATAGTGTAAAAATAGGGAATCATAGTCAAAGTGTTGATAGAAAAGGGTGCTCTATGTTAAGCTTTAATGTGGATAGGAGTGTAATATTGAGTGAAATACCTCATGATCGATGTATTACGGTTAGTGATATTTTGAAAGCGACTCGTATTCCATTACAACAACTACAGCCCTTATTACTAGAGTTAGAAATGGAAGGGGCTATAGAGAATCATCCGCCGAGAGGCTATATTAATATGACTAGGAGTGATATACTTGTCCATTAA